One Pseudomonas syringae CC1557 genomic window, TGCCCATCCTCGCTTACGACACACTGGATGAAGCCATCGCCTTCATCAACGCCCGGCCGACACCGCTTGCCCTGTACTGTTTTTCCAATCAGCAGGCGTCCGTGGACCATGTAGTGAACCGGACGCGCTCTGGCGGCGTAACCGTCAATGGCACCATGCTGCACGCCACTCAGGATGATCTGCCTTTTGGCGGCGTCGGAGAAAGTGGCACCGGTGCTTATCACGGTTACGAAGGCTTCGTCCGTTTATCCCATGCACGCAGTGTGCTCACACTGAGTCGCTTCAACCTGTCCGATAAAGTCTCGGCACCCTACGGGCGGCTGACGCGGCTAGTGACACGGCTAATGCTCGGTAAATAACTGATTTCTACCGGTCACTTACTCTGATGAACAGGCATCACCGGGTTTGGTTTTGCCTGCCAGAACAGCTTATTCAGTGATAATCACTGCTTGTGATGACGAAGTATTTAGGTAACATCAAGCCGTTATGATTTGCTGTAGTTAATACTAGTCGTGCTCTAAGCGCTCATCTAACGTCACTGTTCAGTCGTAACAATCCTTACGACCAAGTTGATGTGACTGACTTGCTTTTGCCGCGTCTACACTGCAGTCAACAGCTTTTGATCTCATGGACGACCTCATGCCTCATACACTACTGCCCCACATTGGCCGGGCCATTGCCAGCATTGGCAGCGGCCATTTTTCCAGCCTGTTTCACACCTTGATCGACAAGCAGCTTGCAGTGGATGCCACGCACCTCTCTTCGCTGCCGCAGCCCTGGCAATCGCCGCCTGCCTCGGAAGTACCGGTTTTCAACGAAACGGTGACGTCGTCGCGTGGCACGCTGTTGCTGAGTGACTCGATCCACCTTTACCCGGTTCAGGCATCGGAAAGTTTCTCCTGCAAGATCACGGTGTTCCGCGCCCTGCCCGCTCAGGCATTTTCGCCCAGCGAGCGTCGGCAACTAAGCGATATCACCCCCTTGCTGTTCTCGATACTCGAAAAACACGTCAATGCGCTGCAACTGGCGATGCCCAGTAGTGAACTAAGAAAAACCGAAAGCCTGGAGGAGCGCTTTCAGGAACGACTGCGCGAAACCGGCCTTTCGCTGTCCGAGCGGGAAACCCAGGTCTGCCTCGGGTTGCTCGCCGGGCATACCGCCCTTGAGCAGGCCGAGCGGCTGATGCTTAAGGTCAACACGGTCGGCAGCTACCAGCGCAGGGCAGCCATCAAACTTGGAATCAGCGGTCGAAACTCGCTGATGCGCTGGATGTACGCCTCTTCCGAAGGCGTCTTTTCGGCCTGTTGATTGCCGGTCTGCCGTCCCTGGCAATAACCGCAGCCAACGCCATTGCTGCGATATCCATAGCGATATCGCAGCAGTGGAGCCGCTGACTAAAACCGCCTCATAGCGTCTCTCCCACGCCTACCGCCTGCCTGTCGTACCACCAGGCGGCCAGGCTGTAGACGTCAGGCGCCTTGAGGACGCTGAAGTGATTGCCCGGCCCTTCCCATAACGCGAGTTGCGGCAACAGAGTTTGCCACCCGGCTGCAGCAGAAGCCTGTTCAAGCTGGTTGTCCAGCGCATCCAGGGTCGGATCGTCGACCAGCACCAGACTGACCCGGCCGCTGTAGCCACCGGTTTTTGGCCGGTACACGGTGCGCAAAGCACTGGCAAACGTGCGGACGATGCCTTGCAATGCCTGCGGAGCCATACGTGGCGGCAACATGCCGATCCTTACCATGGCGCTTTGTAACAGGCTCAGTTGCGTGGCGTAATCGCAGTCGGCAAAGGTTTTCGGATTGATATCCAGATCTTTGCCGCTGGACAACTGCAAGGCCTCGATCAAGCGCTCCAGCGCCGCCGTGGCGGTATAAGGTTTGCTGCACAAGCCGTCTCCGCCAGGTGCTTCGCTGTCGATCAGGGTCAGTGAAGCCACCTCGCGACCACGTGCCTGAAGCTTCGCCGCCATGGCATGCGCGGCCCAACCACCAAACGAGTGACCGACCAGGTGCAAGGGACCTTGCGGGTACAGCGCCTCGATTGCCTGCACATGACTTTCCGCTGCCGCTTCCACGCGGCTGTGCGGCACGTTGCGGCCGTCCAGCCCACGCGGTTGCAGGCCGTAAATCGGCCAGTCCGGGCCCAGTGCTTCGGCAAGGCCAATGAAGCTGGTCACACTGTCACCGGCACCCGGTACGCAGAACAACGGTGCATGCTCGCCCTGCCCGCTCTGGATTGCCAGCAGCGACTGGTGAACCATTGTTGGCACAGGCGTGGCAGGCAAATCGGCCAGTGTCTGGCCAATCGCACGGCCGAGAACAGTGACGTGCGGCGCTTGCATCATGCTCATGTGGTCGCCGGGGACATCGACGCACTGCAACTGGCCGGTCGGCAGAATTTCGCCCCAGCCCAGGGTCGCAGTGGTGCCGCTGGGTGACATCGGGCGCTGCTCGGCACAGAACAGATGCACCGGCAGGTTAAGTGACTCCAGTTGGTAGTGGGCCAACGCGTGACCATGCGCCACCTCTCGCTCCAGGTAATGGCGCAATTGCGCGTCGCTGGCCTGCGCCAGCTCCTCGTACAGCAGGTGTTCCTCGCGGCACAGTTGCAACAGCGCATCGAAGTCGGGCAAAGGTGCCTGCTGTTGCAGTTCGTTCAGACGACCCAGCGCCGTCATGCCGGTTTCGTGTTGCTCTTGTGTCTGCTGCTGTGCATATGCCTGCCAGTGCGCGGTGCAATGTGTGAGCAATTGCCGCTCAAGCAGGTCTGACCCTTGCCAGCGCGCCTTGCCCTGATCGGTCAGACGCGGCACATAACTGTCGATCAGGCCGAGAAAGGCAACGGCCTCGTCCATACCCAACAATTGGGTCGCGACTTCATACGCCAGCACCCCGCCAAACGACCAGCCTGCCAGGCGATAAGGCCCGCGTGGCTGGACCTGACGAATACGCTCGACCATGCGTGCCGCGAGGCATTCGAAGGTGCGCAATTGTTGCTGGCCCAGCCCGATGCCCGGCAGGCCGTAGATCGGGAAATCGCCTTGCAGGTGTTGTCCGAGGACGGGGAAATAGGCGTCCAGCCCGGTGAAATCATGGATCAGGAACAGCGGCGATTCGCTTCCGCCCGCTCTGACGGTGATCACTTCCTGAGCCTCGACCGACTGTGCAGGGCGCTGGTCGAGCAACCCGGCCAGCGCGGCGATACTCGGATGCTGAAACAACTCGGCCAGTGTCAGCGACAAACCGGCCTTTTGCAGCAGACTTACCAGGCGGATTGCTGACAGCGAATGGCCGCCCAGTTCGAAGAAACTGTCGTGACGACCGATTTTGCCGATCTCCAGTACGTGCGCCCACTGCTCCGCCAGACGCTCTTCCAGTGGCGTTGAGGGTGGTTGATAGGTCGCGTTGCTGAGTGCATCGACATCCGCTGCTGGCAAGGCCTTGCGGTCGACCTTGCCGTTCTGGGTCAGCGGCAGTGCATCGAGACCGACGTAAGCCGCGGGCACCATGTATTCAGGCAATCGGGCCAACAGATGAGCCCGCAGCGTGGCGCTGTCCAGCGTCGGGTCGCGCCGGGTGTAATAAGCCACCAGCCGCACGCCGCCATCGTCCAGAACCTGAGTGGCAATCACCGCTTCGCCAATGCCTGGGCACTGCGCCAGATGCTGCTCGATCTCGCCCGGTTCGATGCGTATGCCGCGTATTTTCACTTGATCGTCGTTACGCCCCAGGTACTCAAGCGTACCGTCAGCCAGCCAGCGCACCAGATCGCCGGTGCGGTACATCCTGGCGTGCGGCGCTGTGCAGAACGGATCGTCGAGGAAGCGCTCGGCGCTCAGCTCCGGCTTATTCAGATAGCCACGTGCCACGCCTGTTCCACCGATATACAACTCGCCTGGCACACCAAGCGGTACCGGTTGCTGACGCGAGTCCAGCACGTACAGCGCAGCATGGCTCACCGGTTTGCCGATATGCAGCACACCGCCCGGCTGCATGGCGCCGGAGCTGGCCACTACCGTGGTTTCCGTCGGTCCGTAGTTATTGATGACGGCAAAACCCGGATCACTCTTGAAATGCCGCAAGCGATCACCACCGATCAACAGGGTTTTCAGCGTCGGGTGACGCAATTCGCGGCTGAACGCGTATTCAGCCACCGGAGTCGGCAGGAACGCGAATTGCAGCGGTTGAGCCAGCCACCAGTCGAGCAGCGCATCGAGCTGTTCGTTGCCGATCTGTGCCGGCGGCATGTGCAACACGGCTCCGGCACACAGTGCGGGCCAGACTTCCCAAGCCATGGCATCGAAGCCAAATCCGGCCACGCTGGCGGTATGGCTGCCCGCGCGCAGGTCGAACGCGTCACAGTGCCAGTCGACCAGATTGTTCAGCGTGCGGTGTTCGACCATGACGCCTTTGGGCAGCCCGGTCGAGCCCGAGGTGTAGATGACATAGGCCAGATGCGCCGTCGTCAACGCCATCACTTGCGGATTTTCGTTGCGCTGTGGCCATTGCGGACGGTCCAGCGCAATCAGCGGCACCCGCACGTCAGGCAAGCGCGGCAGCAGATCGAATTGCGCCAGCACCGCAACCGGAGCGCTGTCTTCCAGCAGATAACCGATGCGCTCGTCTGGATGTGCCGGATCGACCGGCACATAACTCGCCCCGGCCTTGAGCACTGCCAACAGCGCAGTCAGGGTCTCCAGTCCGCGACGCGCGACCACGGCAACACGGTCGTCCGGGCGCACGCCAAGGCCGATCAAATGGTGAGCCAGCGCATTGGCGCGCGCGTTCAGTTCGCCATAGGTCAGGCGCTCGCCGCCAACCTGCGCGGCCAGCGCATCTGGCTGCTTCAAGGCCTGCTGTGCAATACGCAAGTGAACCGGCAGCGCGCTTTCGGCCGTTGTCAGGACAGGATTGAAGCCGTGCAGCAGCTCGTTGCGCTCGATATCGGGCAGCATGCCCAGCGATCGAATCGCGGTGTCCGGTGCCTGCTCAAGGGCGATCAGCAGATGCTCTACCGCACTGGCCATGTAGGCGCAGATGCGTCGTGCATCGATGCCCACCGAGGTCAAGGCAGTCAGGTCGAAGCCGGACTGGTGCTGGCCGTCAGCGACACTGCCCAGATCATCCACGCTCAACGTCAATGGATAACTGCTGCGCTCGGCGGCTTGCAGCAATTCGATCCCGTTCCAGGCCTCGCTGGCCGCAGGGTCATGAGCCTCCGCTGTCGAGCTATGCCGGTAGTTCAGCAACGCGCTGAACAGCGGCGCGCCAGCCGGCAAGGCACTGCAACGCTGAGCGAGTGCCAGCGAAGCGTGTTCATGCGCCAGCAGACCGGTCAGGTGTTGATGGGTCTGCAATACGGCGTCACGTGCCGTTTGCTCGCCCAGATCGATGCGTAGCGGCAAGGTATTGATGAACACCCCGAGCGTGCGCTCCGCCCCCTCGTTGCTGGTCAGTCGACCGAGCAGCACGGTGCCGAATACCACGTTGTCGCGACTCGACAGGCGGCCCAGCACCTGAGCCCAGGCCAGGTGCATCAGGCTGGCCGGACTGACGCCCAGTTTACGGACCTGATCACGAATACGCTGACTCAGTGCTGCGTCCAGCCGCTGCCGGGCTTCGCCAGGCACGTCAGGTCCTGGCAACCACGTCTGGCCGTACGCAAGGGTCGGCTCATCGATATCGCTCAGTTGTTCACGGAAATAGCGTTCATGCACGCCGTCGACCGGCCCCAGCAGGGTATGCGCAATGTAATTGCGATACGGCACCGGTTCGGGCAGTTGCGCCTCCTGATCAAGCAGCACGGCCTGCAATTCATGACTGAGCAAATCGAGGGCGACGTGATCCATGATCAGGTGATGGAACAGCAGCACCGCAACGATCCTTTGGTTGGCCGGGTCATCGGCATGCACCAGGCGCAATAATGGCGCGCAGGTGAGGTCCAGTTGTCCGGGGTCGTTCAGTGCCGCCAGCGATGCTTCGACGACAGGCAGTTCCGCGTGCCGCCAAACCACTTGCACCGGGGTTTCCAGGCCTTCCCAGCACAGCGAAGTACGCAGCACGTCATTGCGTGCGATCACGCGTTGCAGCGCCTGACAGAAAGCCTTCAGCCGCGAACGGTCAGCAAACGCAAAGCGCGCCTGCAAGCGATACGGGTCGTCCTCGGTGGCGGACAGGTAATGATAGAAAATCCCCGCCTGCAATGGCCCCAGCGGATAGATGTCCTGAATGTTGGCTGCGCCACCGCTGACGCTGGCAACCACTCGGTCGATACTCGACTGATCGAGGGTCACCAGCGGCAATAGGTCCGGAGTGATCTGCGTACACTCTGCGCCGATCAGGTTGGCAGGTACTTTCACCTGGCTGCCGCTGCCAATCGCGCTCGCCAGCGCCGCAAGGGTTGGTTGAGCGAACAGCGCCCGCACATCGGCGTCCATGCCGCGACGGCGCATGCGAGCGATCAGCGTGACCGCCAACAGCGAATGGCCACCCAGCTCAAAGAAGTGATCGTGACGCCCTACCACCTCGACCTGCAGCAACTCGCTCCAGATTTCTGCCAGCGCGATTTCGACGTCACCTTGCGGCGCTTCGAAATCACGGCCTGGCAGCGCTTCGCGCTCTGGAACCGGCAATGCACGCCGATCAACCTTGCCATTGGCGGTCAACGGCCAGGCGTCGAGGCGTACGAAAGCGCTCGGCACCATGTAACCCGGCAGACGGGTGAGCAATGCAGTGCGCAATTCAGCCACCTGAACCGGTGCAGCATCGGCACGTTCGATGAAATAAGCCACCAGACGTGACTGCCCCGGCTCATCCTCACGAGCCAGTACCAGGTTTTCCTCGATGTCGGGCAACTGCGCCAATTGCGCCTCGATTTCACCCAGTTCGATGCGCATGCCGCGAATCTTCACCTGGTCGTCGTTGCGGCCCAGGTAATCCAGCGTGCCATCGGCGTTCCAGCGCGCCAGGTCGCCGGTGCGGTACATGCGCGCCTGCGGCTTTCCCGCTGAACGGGTCGCGCAGGAAACGCTCTGCAGTCAGTTGCGGCTGGTTCAGGTAACCCCGCGCCACCCCCTCACCGCCGATGTACAGCTCGCCGGCGACGCCGAGCGGCACCAGTTGTTGCTGCGCGTCCAGCAGGTACACGCACGTATTGGCAATCGGCTTGCCGATATCCAGGCTGCCGTTCGGCAGCAGCGGTCCCGAGGTGGCGACCACGGTTGCTTCGGTCGGGCCATAGTTGTTGATTACGCTAAAGCCCGGATCACGGTGGAACTGGCGCAGGCGGTCGCCGCCAATCAGCAACGTGCGCAAGGTCGGGTGACGCAATTCGTGACTGAACGCGTATTCGGCAACCGGCGTCGGCAGGAACGCGACCTGGAGCGGCTGCGCCAGCGCGCATCGAGCTGCTCGTTGCCGATGTCTGCTGGCGGCAGGTGCAACGTCGCACCGACGCACAAGGCAGGCCAGATTTCCCAGGCCATGGCATCGAAACCGAAGCCGGCCACGCTGGCGGTGTGACTGCCTGCGTGCAGAGCAAACGCCTCACAGTGCCAATGCACCAGATTGGTCAGGGTGCGGTGTTCGACCATGACGCCTTTCGGTTGTCCGGTCGAGCCCGAGGTGTAGATGACGTAAGCCAGGTGGGCAGCATTCAGGCCCGACACCTGGGGATTGTGCTCCAGCGCTGGCCAGTTCGGCTGGTCCAGCGCAACCACCGGCACAGCCAGCGGCGGCAGCCGTCCGATGACAGCCTGCTGGGCCAGCACCACCACCGGCGCACTGTCGCTCAGCAAGTAGGCAATGCGTTCATCCGGGTGCGCGGGGTCTACCGGCACATAGCAGGCACCGGCCTTGAGTACGGCCAGCAAACCGGTCAGGGTTTGCAACCCGCGCCGTGCAACCACCGCCACCCGATCATCCGGGCGCACGCCGAGGCTGATCAGATAATGAGCAAGCGCATTGGCGTGTCGATTCAGTTCGGCGTAGCTCAATGAATGGTTGCCCACCTGTGCAGCGATGGCGTGAGGGGTACTGATCGCTCGCGCTTCGATGAGGGCATGCACCGTCTGGCCTTGCGCAACGTGCTGCGCAGCGGGGTTGAGATGATCAAGCAGATACTGACGTTCCTGCTCGCCCACCAGCGGTATCTGGTCGATCACCACCTGTTCGTTGTTCACCAGCGCGTGCAACAACTGCTCGAAATAGCCGCAGTAGCGCTTCACCGTCGCTTCATCGAACAACGCTGTCGCGTAGTCCAAGGTGCCGACCAGCGCATCACCGTGCTCGCCGAGGTTCAGCGACAGGTCGAATTTGGCGGTCTGAGTGCTCTGCTCCACCAACGCCAGCGATAATCCATCCATGTCCGGCAGCGAAGTATCCCCGGCCAACCAGTTGAGCGTGGTCTGGAACAGCGGCGCGTGCGCCAGGCTGCGTGCCGGACGAACAATTTCCACCACCTGCTCGAATGGCAGGTCCTGATGATCCTGAGCCTCCAGCACCCGACTCCTGACCTGGGCCAGCAATGCTTCACCGGTCGCGGCCGAAGACGTGTCGATACGCACGGCCAGCGTATTGACGAACAGCCCGATCAGCCCTTCCAGTTCAGCGCGACCACGCCCCGCAATCGGGCTGCCGATCACAACCTCGGCCTGCCCGGAAAGACGCGCCAGCAGCGCTCCCCAGGCGGTCATCAAGGTCATGTACAGCGTCACGCCCTGGCGTTGCGCCAGGGCACGCAAGCCTGCGGTCAGATGAGCATCCAGTCGGATCGCCAGGCTGGCACCGGCAAAGTCCTGATGCACCGGACGTGGCCGGTCGGTGGGCAGGGTCAGCAGCGTCGGCGCGCCGTCCAGGGTCTGACGCCAGTAGGCGGCCTGGTGTTGCAGACGCTCGCCACTCATCCAGCTTTGCTGCCAGACCGCATAGTCTGCGTACTGAATGGCCAGCTCGGGCAGCGGATCGGCCTTGCCCTGCCGTAACGCCGGATACAGCGCCAACAGCTCGCGAGTCAGCACGCCCATCGACCAGCCGTCGGCGACGATGTGGTGCACGGTCAACAACAACACATGACGCTCGTCCTCCACCTGCAACAGGCAGCCGCGTATCAGGGGGCCGCGTGCCAGATCGAAAGGGACTGTGGCCTCTTTCATCACGCGCTGTGCCAGTGTTTGCGGATGCAGACGCAGATCCTCGATGTGCAACAGCGAGCTGCCAGGCAGCGCAGTGAAGACCACCTCGGCCCCTCCTCGCAGGCAATGAAACGGCTGCGCAGGGTCGACCAGCCGTCGGCGACGATGTGGTGCACGGTCAACAACAACACATGACGCTCGTCCTCCACCTGCAACAGGCAGCCGCGTATCAGGGGGCCGCGTGCCAGATCGAAAGGGACTGTGGCCTCTTTCATCACGCGCTGTGCCAGTGTTTGCGGATGCAGACGCAGATCCTCGATGTGCAACAGCGAGCTGCCAGGCAGCGCAGTGAAGACCACCTCGGCCCCCTCCTCGCAGGCAATGAAACGGCTGCGCAGGGTTTCGTGACGTTCGACGATCCGCGCCAGTGCAGCGGTCAGCGCAGTAACGTCCAACTGGCCGCGCAGGCTCAGGGCCAGCGGGATGTTGTACGCCTCGCTACCACCTTCAAGCTGCGCCAGGAACCACAAGCGTTGCTGGGCAAACGACAGTGGCAACGACTGGTCACGCGGCGCCGGCAGGATCAGCGACAGTTCGCTGCGTCCGGCACCCGCCAGCGCCGCAGCAACGGCTGCCAGTTCACCCAGTGCAAAGAGTTCGCCGAGCGGCAGCTCCATACCCAATTGCTGGCGAACCTGCGACACCATGCGCATGGCCAGCAGGGAATGCCCGCCCAGATCAAAAAAGTGATCGTGGCGGCCTACCCGCTCGACCTGCAACACCTCGGCCCAGATCTGCGCCAGCGCGACTTCAATATCACCCTGCGGCGGTTCGTAGGCCAGACCGAGCAGCGACGAGTGATCCGGTTCCGGCAATGCACGGCGATGCGGAAACCACGAATCTTGACCTGATCGTCGTTACGGCCCAGGCATTCCAGTTGCCCGTCTTCCAGCCAGCGTCCCAGATCGCCCGTGCGGTACATCATGGCACCGGGCTGATCGCTGAACGGGTCGGCAATAAATTTCTCGTCGTTCAGCTCCGGGCGGTTCAGATACCCCAGAGCCACGCCGTCGCCACCGATGTACAGCTCGCCGATGACACCCAGCGGCGCCAGACGTCGATGAGCATCGAGTACGTAGACCCGAGTGTTGCCGATGGGGCGTCCGATAGGCACTGATTCTGCGCTGTCTGCCAGCACCCGAACATTGCAGACGGTGGCAAAGGTCGTAGTCTCGGTTGGGCCGTAACCGTTCAGCAGTTGCAGCCCAGGTGCCTGGGCCAGCATTGCCCGGAAGCTGACGGGATCGGCACGCTCGCCGCCAGAGAGCAGCAGCCGCAAGCCAGTGAGCGCTTCAGGAATCAGTTGCACGTACTGGTTGAACAGCGCTGTGGTGAGAAACAACACACTGACATTGCCATGACGCAAGGCTGCGCTGAAACGTGCCGGGTCGATCAGCGTCGTGTGCTCGATCACAAACAGCTGCCCACCGTTCAGCAAGGCACCCCAGACTTCCATCGTGCTGGCATCGAACGCCGCGTTGGAGGCAAAGGCGATGCTGTCCTGTTCGTTGAAATCGGCATAGCCGTTATTCAGCACCAGGCGCGCAATGCCGCGATGGGCGACGCGCACACCTTTTGGCGCCCCGGTGGAACCCGAGGTGTACATGACGTAAGCCGCGGTGTCCGACGCCTGCGGCAGGCCCGGGTCATGAGCAGGCTGGTCATCGAGCTGCAGTTGGTCCATATCGATGCGCCGCACGGACGGGGCAATCAACATGGCGCTCTGCGTCAATACGAATTTCGCCCCGCAGTCATCGATCATGTAGTGCTGCCGCTCGGCGGGCGCATTGACATCCAGCGGTACATAAGTCGCCGCGCATTTACCGATGGCCAGTTGGCTGATCAGCAGTTCCAGCGAGCGTGGCAGCAGAATCGCCACATGCTCATTGGGCCGTACGCCCTGCCCCATCAGGTAATGCGCAAGGTGGTTGGCACGTTCGTTCAATTCGCCATACGTCAGCGAGCGTCGGCCGTGCACAGCAGCGATGGCATGCGGATGAAGCGCCGCACGACGCTCGAACAGGCGGTGCACGGTTTGCTCGCGAGGGTAGTCACGACGGGTATCGTTGAACGAGGCCAGCAGTTGCTCGTGCTCAGCCTGCGGTACTACGGACGATTCTATCAGGGCTGTTTCCGATTGCTGCTCCAATGCCTGCACCAGATGAGCAAGGGCCTGTTGCAGATAGGCGCAGATCCGCTGCGGATCAATACCCGGTGCAGCCTGGACAGTCAGGCCGAAATCATCGCCAAAGTCATCGACGCTCAAGGTCAGCGGGTAATTGCTACGCTCTTCTGCGTGAATGACCTCAATGCCTTGCCATGCGGCGCTGCTCGCCGGGTCATCAACCCTGGCTGCGGCGCTGTGCCGGTAATTGAGCAACGTATTGAACAGCGGCGCGCCAGCCGGCAAGGCACTGCAACGCTGGGCAAGCGCCAACTGAGCATGCTCGTGGGCAAGCATCCCGACCAGACGGTCATGGACGTCGAGCACCGCGCTGCGCGCGCAATGCACACCCAGATCCATGCGCAGTGGCAAGGTATTGATAAACACACCCAGGGCGCGCTCACCCCCTTCACCCCCGCGCAAACGTCCAAACAGCACAGTGCCGAACACCACGCTGTCGCGCCCGGACAACTGCCCCAGCACCTGAGCCCAGGCCAGGTGCATCAAGGTGGCGGCGCTGACACTCAACTGCCGTGCCTGATCGCGGACCTGACTGCACAGGTCGCTGTCCAGTGTGAGTCGGGCCTCGCCAGGAATCTGCTCGGCGGAAGCCGTTGCCAGACCGTAAGGCAAGGTCGGCTCGTCCACATCGCCCAACTGCTCGCGGAAGAACGCTTCATGGGCGTCATCGCCAGGCCCTTGCAGGACGTGGGCGATGTAGTTGCGGTACGGCACGGGCGCTGCGAGCCCGGCTTCGTTGTCCAGCAGTATGGCCTGCAACTCATGACTCAGTACGTCGAGCGCAATATGATCCATGATCACATGGTGGTAGCGCAGTACCGCGGTAATCCTTTGGTTGTCCGGGTCATGGGCGTAGACCAGATGCAGCAGCGGTGCCTGAGTCAGAGCCATGCGCGGTGCGTTGAAAAGGTCCGGCAATGCCGTCTCTTGAACGCGCAGCGGGGCCTGACGCCAGACCACCTGAACCGGTGCTTGCAAACCTTCCCAGAACAACGCGGTGCGCAGAATATCGTTGCGCTCGATCACTCGCTGCAGTGCATGGCAAAAAGCGTCCAGACGCGACGCATCGGCGAACGCGAACTGCGGCTGCAACAGGTAGGGATCGCTGCCCACGGCGGTCAGGTGGTGATAAAGAATGCCGGTCTGCAAGGGACCCAGCGGATAGATATCCTGCACATTGGCGGTACCGCCTGGTACCTGCGCGACAATGCGGTCAATGGCTGGTTGAT contains:
- a CDS encoding helix-turn-helix transcriptional regulator, with translation MPHTLLPHIGRAIASIGSGHFSSLFHTLIDKQLAVDATHLSSLPQPWQSPPASEVPVFNETVTSSRGTLLLSDSIHLYPVQASESFSCKITVFRALPAQAFSPSERRQLSDITPLLFSILEKHVNALQLAMPSSELRKTESLEERFQERLRETGLSLSERETQVCLGLLAGHTALEQAERLMLKVNTVGSYQRRAAIKLGISGRNSLMRWMYASSEGVFSAC